A genomic window from Streptomyces sp. MST-110588 includes:
- the dapA gene encoding 4-hydroxy-tetrahydrodipicolinate synthase: MTDVTPPPFGRTAIAMITPFTADGALDADGAQRLAAHLVDEGGCDALVLSGTTGESPTTSDAEKEALVRAVVQAVGDRARVVAGVGTGDTRHSVTLARAAERAGAHGLLVVTPAYSCPGQEAVLHHLRTVADATGLPVMLYDIPARTGTALATDTLLRLAEHPRVKGVKDCSHDLRKTTKVLAATGLAYYAGCDEESLALRAVGAVGCVSTVGNAAPGEVRAVLEAYEAGETAEATRRNLALAPLVEAMMASGVPGTVTAKALLHSLGLPAGPVRAPLQAAGPELTGRLTAVLRTVRGRPAEAVSQSPAERSRTDQNPAGRSRTGQNPAA, encoded by the coding sequence ATGACTGATGTGACCCCACCGCCCTTCGGCCGTACGGCCATCGCCATGATCACTCCGTTCACGGCCGACGGCGCACTCGACGCGGACGGCGCGCAGCGCCTGGCCGCCCACCTCGTCGACGAGGGCGGCTGTGACGCACTGGTCCTCAGCGGCACCACCGGCGAGTCCCCGACGACCTCGGACGCCGAGAAGGAGGCCCTCGTACGGGCCGTCGTCCAGGCCGTCGGGGACCGGGCCCGCGTCGTCGCCGGCGTCGGCACCGGCGACACCCGGCACAGCGTCACCCTCGCCCGGGCCGCCGAACGGGCCGGCGCGCACGGCCTGCTGGTCGTCACGCCCGCCTACTCCTGCCCCGGCCAAGAGGCGGTCCTACACCACCTGCGGACGGTCGCGGACGCCACCGGGCTGCCCGTGATGCTCTACGACATCCCCGCGCGTACCGGCACCGCGCTGGCCACCGACACCCTGCTGCGGCTGGCCGAACACCCCCGCGTCAAGGGCGTCAAGGACTGCTCCCACGACCTCCGGAAGACGACGAAGGTGCTGGCCGCGACCGGTCTGGCGTACTACGCGGGCTGCGATGAGGAGAGCCTGGCGCTGCGCGCCGTCGGGGCCGTCGGCTGCGTCAGTACGGTCGGCAACGCCGCGCCCGGCGAGGTACGCGCGGTACTGGAGGCATACGAGGCGGGCGAGACGGCCGAGGCGACCCGCCGCAACCTCGCCCTCGCGCCGCTCGTCGAGGCGATGATGGCCTCCGGCGTGCCCGGAACGGTCACCGCCAAGGCTCTGCTGCACTCCCTCGGCCTGCCCGCCGGCCCGGTCCGCGCGCCCTTGCAAGCCGCCGGGCCCGAGCTCACCGGTCGGCTGACGGCCGTCCTGCGTACGGTCCGGGGCCGGCCGGCGGAGGCTGTGTCCCAAAGCCCTGCGGAGCGGAGCCGTACGGACCAAAACCCTGCGGGCCGGAGCCGTACGGGCCAGAACCCTGCGGCCTGA
- a CDS encoding S1 family peptidase, translating into MNQPEMMRGPTGGQVSDTSRQQALSDFMHPQNPLANVVGFGHGVKWTDGQPTGEEAVLVFVTQKVAESMLPERDVIPHVMDDGTPTDVVAVGHVAAQAQPYAQRGQGGRQQMEQQAGYGPDGGLTSSLTQPMLEELSQLGSALEPQLLKRRMRPCPSGFSVGNVQVTAGTLGSVVYDFLPGAATNPPAPGLGIPAQFYILSNNHVLADSNRAPLGSPVLQPGRFDGGTDPADRIGTLARFIAIQFAPQVPLPQHNNVVDAALAKVEFEDATRDQYFSGPPRAWRRKSSVAVGDLVKKSGRTTNISFGRIISTDATIDVNYGTAGTARFKDQILTTNISAGGDSGSLVTSLDSVAIGLLFAGSSTVTVLNHIENVRALLRVEIAEQLA; encoded by the coding sequence GTGAACCAGCCCGAGATGATGCGCGGACCCACCGGCGGACAGGTCAGCGACACCTCCCGTCAACAGGCACTTTCCGACTTCATGCACCCGCAGAACCCGCTGGCGAACGTCGTCGGCTTCGGCCACGGCGTGAAGTGGACCGACGGACAGCCGACCGGCGAGGAAGCGGTTCTCGTCTTCGTGACCCAGAAGGTTGCCGAGTCGATGCTGCCCGAGCGGGACGTGATCCCGCACGTGATGGACGACGGCACGCCCACCGACGTCGTCGCGGTCGGCCACGTGGCGGCCCAGGCCCAGCCGTATGCCCAGCGCGGGCAGGGCGGCAGGCAGCAGATGGAGCAGCAGGCCGGCTATGGCCCCGACGGCGGACTGACCTCTTCGCTGACGCAGCCCATGCTCGAAGAGCTCAGCCAGCTCGGCAGCGCCCTGGAGCCGCAGCTCCTCAAGCGTCGTATGCGCCCCTGCCCGTCCGGCTTCTCGGTCGGGAACGTACAGGTCACCGCCGGCACGCTGGGCAGTGTGGTGTACGACTTCCTGCCCGGCGCCGCGACCAACCCGCCGGCCCCCGGCCTCGGCATACCGGCGCAGTTCTACATCCTGAGCAACAACCACGTCCTGGCGGACTCCAACCGGGCGCCGCTGGGCAGCCCCGTGCTCCAGCCCGGCAGGTTCGACGGCGGCACCGACCCGGCCGACCGGATCGGCACGCTGGCCCGCTTCATCGCGATCCAGTTCGCCCCGCAGGTCCCGCTGCCGCAGCACAACAACGTCGTCGACGCGGCGCTGGCCAAGGTCGAGTTCGAGGACGCCACCCGTGACCAGTACTTCAGCGGTCCGCCGCGGGCCTGGCGGCGCAAGTCCTCCGTCGCCGTGGGTGACCTGGTGAAGAAGAGCGGCCGGACCACCAACATCAGCTTCGGCCGGATCATCTCCACCGACGCCACGATCGACGTCAACTACGGTACGGCCGGCACCGCGCGCTTCAAGGACCAGATCCTGACCACGAACATCTCCGCGGGCGGCGACTCCGGTTCGCTGGTGACCTCGCTGGACAGCGTCGCGATCGGGCTGCTCTTCGCGGGTTCCTCGACGGTGACCGTGCTCAACCACATCGAGAACGTCCGCGCCCTGCTGCGCGTCGAGATCGCCGAGCAACTGGCCTGA
- a CDS encoding alkaline phosphatase PhoX has translation MPLTRRDFAARSALAGAGIALTGSTGVLATAPGALGAPLPQGTETDPRTPGAARDASGAHRPRLGYGPLIPDPRGILALPAGFSYEIITRAGVTRLESGEPTPSHHDGTAAFPGPRGTTLLVNNHELKGPRAKWPYPVPLAEGLVYDPAAAGGCTVVEVSRDGEPVGERVGIAGTSTNCAGGRAPWGTWLTCEETEDQAGHNGMTKDHGYVFEVDPHDLRAARDPRPVKALGRYAHEAVVVDPERGHLYLTEDASNPNGLLYRWTPPHGFTHGRGRLRTLAEDAGVLAAFRCHDSGGRFVDDLSRATKSGTVYGVDWAEVADRDARTTPVRRQFADGEVTRARKLEGMWWADGGAYVVASYAREESPVRHDGQIWFYDPRRRTLTLKVRLGVNPDPTNDGAFDGPDNITVSPHGGLIVAEDGEGLQHLFGATDDGRTYPVARNELNLGTPQEPEYSEFTGPVFSPDGRTLFANIQEPGIMLAITGPWRRV, from the coding sequence ATGCCGCTCACCCGGAGAGACTTCGCCGCACGTTCCGCCCTCGCCGGGGCGGGCATCGCGCTGACCGGCAGCACCGGCGTCCTGGCCACCGCGCCCGGCGCCCTGGGGGCACCGTTGCCGCAGGGCACGGAGACGGACCCACGGACACCAGGCGCCGCTCGTGACGCCTCCGGTGCGCACCGCCCCCGGCTCGGTTACGGCCCGCTGATCCCGGACCCGCGCGGCATCCTGGCGCTGCCGGCCGGATTCTCGTACGAGATCATCACCCGGGCCGGCGTGACCAGGCTGGAGAGCGGCGAGCCGACCCCCTCCCACCACGACGGCACCGCCGCCTTCCCGGGCCCGCGCGGGACGACCCTGCTCGTCAACAACCATGAACTCAAAGGCCCGCGCGCCAAGTGGCCCTACCCGGTGCCGCTCGCCGAGGGCCTGGTCTACGACCCCGCCGCGGCCGGCGGCTGCACGGTCGTGGAGGTCTCCCGGGACGGCGAGCCCGTGGGCGAACGGGTCGGCATCGCCGGCACCTCCACCAACTGCGCGGGCGGGCGCGCCCCTTGGGGTACCTGGCTGACCTGCGAGGAGACCGAGGACCAGGCCGGCCACAACGGTATGACCAAGGACCACGGCTATGTCTTCGAGGTCGACCCCCACGACCTGCGGGCCGCCCGCGACCCCCGGCCGGTCAAGGCGCTGGGCCGGTACGCCCACGAAGCCGTGGTCGTCGACCCCGAGCGCGGCCACCTCTACCTGACCGAGGACGCCTCCAACCCCAACGGCCTCCTCTACCGCTGGACACCCCCGCACGGCTTCACACACGGCCGCGGCCGGCTGCGCACCCTGGCCGAGGACGCCGGGGTGCTGGCGGCGTTCCGGTGCCACGACTCCGGGGGCCGCTTCGTGGACGACCTCTCCCGGGCCACGAAGAGCGGCACGGTGTACGGGGTGGACTGGGCGGAGGTCGCCGACCGCGACGCCCGTACGACCCCGGTGCGCCGGCAGTTCGCCGACGGGGAGGTCACCCGCGCCCGGAAGCTGGAGGGCATGTGGTGGGCGGACGGCGGCGCGTACGTCGTGGCCTCCTACGCCCGGGAGGAGAGCCCGGTGCGGCACGACGGACAAATCTGGTTCTACGATCCGCGCCGGCGCACCCTCACGCTCAAGGTCCGCCTCGGGGTCAACCCCGATCCCACGAACGACGGTGCCTTCGACGGGCCCGACAACATCACCGTCTCGCCGCACGGCGGCCTGATCGTCGCGGAGGACGGCGAGGGGCTCCAGCACCTGTTCGGGGCCACCGACGACGGACGTACGTACCCGGTCGCGCGCAACGAACTGAACCTGGGGACGCCGCAGGAGCCCGAGTACAGCGAGTTCACCGGCCCGGTCTTCTCACCGGACGGCCGTACGCTCTTCGCCAACATCCAGGAGCCGGGGATCATGCTGGCGATCACGGGGCCCTGGCGGCGCGTGTAG
- a CDS encoding MsnO8 family LLM class oxidoreductase: MDRSRTRQGRPEAEALRDTVRLARRAEELGYHRFWVSEHHSVPGVAGSAPTVLAAAVAAATSRIRVGTGGVMLPNHRPLVVAEQFGVLESLFPGRIDMGLGRSVGFTDGIRRALGSDKEAADRFGEQVAELLGYFTGEQRAHPQVHARPAEGLRVPAFVLATGAGADLAAAAGLALVIGDLRGQEAMLAAIERYRAAFRPSALWERPYVIVSGTVAVADTSEAARRLLLPEAWSMAYSRTHGVFPPLEPADAVLAREPYMTAKEREFYQAAQRGHLHGTEDEVADALRTLLDRSGADEVLVTTSTHDRDALLDSYERLAHLTGLTGPVGRAA, encoded by the coding sequence CTGGACCGCTCCCGGACCCGGCAGGGGCGGCCGGAGGCGGAGGCGCTGCGGGACACCGTACGGCTGGCGCGCCGGGCCGAGGAACTGGGGTACCACCGCTTCTGGGTGTCGGAACACCACAGCGTGCCGGGGGTCGCCGGGTCCGCGCCGACCGTGCTCGCCGCGGCGGTGGCCGCGGCCACCAGCCGGATCCGGGTCGGGACGGGCGGTGTGATGCTGCCCAACCACCGGCCGCTGGTGGTCGCCGAGCAGTTCGGCGTACTGGAATCGCTCTTCCCCGGCCGGATCGACATGGGACTGGGCCGGTCGGTCGGCTTCACCGACGGCATCCGCCGGGCGCTGGGCAGCGACAAGGAGGCCGCCGACCGCTTCGGTGAGCAGGTGGCGGAGCTGCTGGGCTACTTCACCGGCGAACAGCGCGCCCATCCGCAGGTGCACGCCCGCCCCGCCGAGGGACTGCGGGTGCCGGCCTTCGTCCTGGCCACCGGAGCGGGCGCGGACCTCGCGGCGGCAGCCGGCCTGGCCCTGGTCATCGGCGACCTGCGGGGCCAGGAGGCGATGCTGGCGGCGATCGAACGCTACCGGGCCGCCTTCCGCCCCTCGGCGCTGTGGGAACGGCCGTACGTGATCGTCTCGGGCACGGTCGCCGTCGCCGACACCTCCGAGGCCGCCCGGCGGCTGCTCCTCCCCGAGGCGTGGTCGATGGCCTACTCCCGTACGCACGGCGTCTTTCCGCCCCTGGAACCGGCCGACGCCGTACTCGCCCGCGAGCCGTACATGACCGCCAAGGAACGCGAGTTCTACCAGGCCGCGCAGCGCGGTCACCTCCACGGCACGGAGGACGAGGTCGCCGACGCCCTGCGCACCCTGTTGGACCGCAGCGGCGCCGACGAAGTACTGGTCACCACCAGCACCCACGACCGCGACGCCCTCCTGGACTCCTACGAACGCCTGGCACACCTGACCGGCCTGACCGGACCGGTGGGACGGGCAGCTTGA
- a CDS encoding TerD family protein, whose translation MTPGSNLPLSVPRVAVDVTAPVRLDVSGLLLTADGKVRSDDDFVFYNQPSGPGVTHSSGTAGGSGDTITVDTAAVPAGIEKIVVTASLDAPGATFAGTEPTGTVRNADDGSVIASFTPPQLGPETALVVVEIYRRNGAWKVRAVGQGYANGLAGIATDFGVSVEEPAAPTGPATPSAPQASAAPPAAPPAPPQPADQWAPPTGAPAPVAPPQSAMPPAPPAAPAPAPGAMPGGKVNLDKGRVSLQKNQTVSLVKGGQPLLNSVQMGLGWEPAFRGKDIDLDASVIAYGPDRKKIDNCYFGKLAILNGAIQHSGDNLTGAGAGDDEVITVHLGGLPPQVTGLVFTVNSFSGQKFSDVAKAYCRLLDAQTGEELVRFDLTGSEPRTGVLMAKLIRQFTGEWEMTALGEFVDSRTVRGMVKPAAQAL comes from the coding sequence ATGACTCCTGGCTCGAACCTCCCGCTCTCCGTCCCGCGGGTGGCGGTGGACGTCACCGCCCCGGTGCGGCTCGACGTGTCGGGCCTGCTGCTCACCGCCGACGGCAAGGTGCGTTCCGACGACGACTTCGTGTTCTACAACCAGCCCAGCGGACCGGGCGTGACCCACAGCTCCGGCACCGCGGGCGGGTCCGGGGACACGATCACGGTGGACACCGCCGCCGTGCCCGCCGGCATCGAGAAGATCGTCGTCACGGCGAGCCTGGACGCGCCGGGCGCCACCTTCGCCGGCACCGAACCGACGGGTACGGTCCGCAACGCGGACGACGGCAGCGTCATCGCCTCCTTCACCCCGCCGCAGCTCGGGCCGGAGACCGCGCTCGTGGTCGTCGAGATCTACCGCCGCAACGGCGCCTGGAAGGTCCGCGCCGTGGGGCAGGGCTACGCCAACGGCCTGGCCGGCATCGCCACGGACTTCGGCGTCAGCGTCGAGGAACCCGCCGCCCCCACCGGCCCGGCCACACCCAGCGCGCCCCAGGCGTCCGCCGCCCCGCCGGCCGCGCCCCCGGCCCCGCCGCAGCCCGCCGACCAGTGGGCCCCGCCGACCGGCGCCCCGGCGCCCGTCGCCCCGCCCCAGTCCGCCATGCCCCCGGCCCCACCGGCCGCACCCGCCCCCGCCCCCGGTGCGATGCCCGGCGGCAAGGTCAACCTCGACAAGGGCCGGGTCAGCCTCCAGAAGAACCAGACCGTCTCGCTCGTCAAGGGCGGGCAGCCGCTGCTCAACTCCGTACAGATGGGCCTGGGCTGGGAGCCGGCCTTCCGCGGCAAGGACATCGACCTGGACGCGTCGGTGATCGCGTACGGCCCGGACCGCAAGAAGATCGACAACTGCTACTTCGGCAAGCTGGCGATCCTCAACGGCGCCATCCAGCACTCCGGCGACAACCTCACCGGCGCCGGCGCGGGCGACGACGAGGTCATCACCGTCCACCTCGGCGGCCTCCCCCCGCAGGTCACCGGCCTGGTCTTCACGGTGAACTCCTTTTCCGGCCAGAAGTTCTCCGACGTCGCCAAGGCGTACTGCCGCCTCCTGGACGCCCAGACCGGCGAGGAACTGGTCCGCTTCGACCTGACCGGCTCCGAGCCGCGCACCGGCGTGCTGATGGCCAAATTGATCCGCCAGTTCACCGGCGAATGGGAAATGACCGCCCTCGGCGAATTCGTCGACTCCCGCACCGTCCGCGGCATGGTCAAACCCGCCGCCCAAGCTCTCTGA
- a CDS encoding GlsB/YeaQ/YmgE family stress response membrane protein: MGILSWLVLGLIAGVIAKVLLPGRDPGGLVGTTLIGIIGSFIGGWLSTRFLHRPIPKDFYDPSMWIAAVAGALVLLIAYRLLFGNSRARR; this comes from the coding sequence ATGGGCATCTTGAGCTGGCTCGTACTGGGGCTGATCGCGGGAGTGATCGCCAAAGTGCTGCTGCCGGGCCGGGATCCGGGCGGGCTCGTGGGCACGACGCTCATCGGCATCATCGGTTCCTTCATCGGCGGCTGGCTCTCCACCCGTTTCCTGCACCGGCCCATACCGAAGGATTTCTACGACCCGTCCATGTGGATCGCCGCCGTGGCCGGCGCGCTGGTCCTGCTCATCGCCTACCGCCTGCTGTTCGGCAACTCCCGGGCCCGCCGGTGA
- a CDS encoding class F sortase, producing MSSGVWLITDGARPHSPPQPSAAQGFAAPPYTPGPPTAVAPSPPPDPLPPSPPVRVRVPAIEVDAPVMKLGLTSDGSLEVPPERRKNLVGWYGDGTAPGAAGTALVAGHVDNHQGPAAFYSLGSLKKGNTVEIRREDGRTAVFSIDAVEVYDGAGFPDKKVYGPARRPELRLITCGGGFDKARQEYLGNVVVFAHLTGTK from the coding sequence ATGAGTTCCGGCGTCTGGCTGATCACCGACGGCGCCCGGCCGCACTCCCCACCGCAGCCCTCCGCCGCACAGGGCTTCGCGGCACCGCCGTACACCCCCGGGCCCCCTACGGCCGTCGCCCCCTCCCCGCCGCCCGACCCGCTCCCGCCGTCCCCGCCCGTCCGCGTCCGGGTGCCGGCCATCGAGGTCGACGCCCCGGTGATGAAACTGGGGCTGACCTCGGACGGCAGCCTGGAGGTGCCTCCGGAACGGCGTAAGAACCTCGTCGGCTGGTACGGGGACGGCACCGCCCCCGGCGCCGCGGGAACCGCGCTGGTCGCCGGCCATGTCGACAACCACCAAGGGCCCGCCGCCTTTTACAGCCTCGGCTCCCTCAAGAAGGGCAACACCGTAGAGATCAGGCGCGAGGACGGCCGGACCGCGGTCTTCTCCATAGACGCCGTCGAGGTCTACGACGGCGCCGGCTTCCCCGACAAGAAGGTCTACGGGCCCGCGCGCCGGCCCGAACTCCGGCTGATCACCTGTGGCGGCGGCTTCGACAAGGCCCGGCAGGAGTACCTGGGCAACGTGGTGGTCTTCGCCCATCTCACGGGTACGAAGTGA
- a CDS encoding response regulator transcription factor, translating to MTDATTGTGTNTAAGTGTGTETGAESGSNGTGAADGTAGSRLRIVLADDERMVRTALRVILGAEPDMEVVGEASTGAEAVPLIRELRPDIVLMDVRMPEIDGIRATEQVLSGMSEPPRVIVVTTFENDSYVYEALRAGASGFLLKRTSADDLVQAVRLVARSDSLLFPAAVRALAAAHAGARATRDRAQAMRARLSDRESDVLRLMAKGLTNAEIADRLTVGPATVKTHVAGVLAKLGVRDRTQAVIAAYECGFVEPG from the coding sequence ATGACGGACGCGACGACAGGAACGGGAACGAACACGGCAGCAGGAACGGGAACGGGAACGGAAACAGGAGCGGAGAGCGGATCGAACGGCACCGGCGCGGCGGACGGCACGGCCGGCTCCCGCCTGCGGATCGTGCTCGCGGACGACGAACGGATGGTGCGTACGGCGCTGCGCGTGATCCTGGGCGCCGAGCCGGACATGGAGGTCGTCGGCGAGGCGTCGACCGGCGCCGAAGCCGTACCACTGATCCGCGAGCTGCGTCCGGACATCGTCCTGATGGACGTCCGGATGCCGGAGATCGACGGCATCCGCGCGACCGAGCAGGTGCTCTCGGGAATGTCCGAGCCGCCGCGCGTCATCGTGGTGACGACGTTCGAGAACGACTCCTATGTGTACGAGGCGCTGCGCGCCGGCGCGAGCGGCTTCCTGCTCAAACGCACGAGCGCCGACGACCTGGTGCAGGCGGTGCGGCTGGTGGCCCGCAGCGACAGCCTGCTCTTCCCCGCCGCCGTACGGGCGCTCGCCGCCGCGCACGCCGGCGCGCGCGCCACGCGGGACAGGGCGCAAGCGATGCGGGCGCGGCTCTCGGACCGGGAGTCGGACGTCCTGCGGCTGATGGCCAAGGGCCTGACGAACGCCGAGATCGCGGACCGGCTGACGGTGGGCCCCGCGACGGTCAAAACGCATGTCGCCGGGGTGCTGGCCAAGCTCGGGGTGCGGGACCGCACGCAGGCGGTGATCGCCGCGTACGAATGCGGCTTCGTCGAACCCGGCTGA
- a CDS encoding histidine kinase has protein sequence MLRRWSHLILGGALLMPFFLLMTALVPIAFEDANPFRNVIWEFVAFGAALPVAAFSALVFPPVRTLEAVAVRSLCDLPEERADQLADGPAQTWAARWRTALWFVAHLLAGGIVSGMTLSAPPAAVVLLLLPVTPLVDLDRLGRPAIDGVLGPLLGLALLGLVVGTAWGAGALLARCAPVLLGPTPGDRLAAAERRAADLASRNRLARELHDSVGHALSAVTLQASAARRVLDADADFVRQALAAIEETTREAVAELDTVLGLLREEDGSQYAPAPALDGLDGLLDRTRAAGVRVEATVDKGCGRLAPVVSREAYRIVQEGLSNALRHAGPVPVRLRITVREEELHITMENPLASTGGRGPMEKLTALSTRDISNAPDAPDMPDASTASGGPPTRPGGGHGLHGIAERAHLLGGHAQAGVQDGVWVLTARLPLGATR, from the coding sequence ATGCTCCGGCGCTGGAGCCATCTCATCCTCGGCGGCGCGCTGCTGATGCCGTTCTTCCTCTTGATGACGGCCCTCGTCCCGATCGCCTTCGAGGACGCGAACCCCTTCAGAAATGTGATCTGGGAGTTCGTGGCCTTCGGCGCGGCCCTTCCGGTCGCCGCCTTCTCCGCACTCGTCTTCCCGCCGGTGAGAACGCTGGAGGCGGTAGCGGTACGGTCCCTGTGCGACCTCCCCGAGGAGCGGGCGGACCAACTGGCCGACGGCCCCGCCCAGACCTGGGCGGCCCGGTGGCGTACGGCCCTGTGGTTCGTGGCGCACCTGCTGGCCGGCGGCATCGTCAGTGGCATGACACTCTCGGCACCGCCCGCCGCGGTGGTACTGCTCCTGCTCCCGGTCACGCCTCTGGTGGACCTGGACCGGCTGGGCCGGCCCGCCATCGACGGCGTCCTCGGCCCACTCCTCGGGCTCGCGCTGCTCGGTCTGGTGGTGGGCACGGCCTGGGGGGCGGGCGCGTTGCTGGCCCGCTGCGCGCCGGTCCTGCTGGGGCCCACGCCCGGCGACCGGCTGGCCGCGGCCGAACGGCGCGCCGCCGACCTGGCCTCGCGCAACCGCCTCGCCCGCGAGCTGCACGACTCGGTGGGACACGCGCTCAGCGCGGTCACCCTCCAGGCGAGCGCGGCCCGCCGGGTGCTGGACGCGGACGCCGATTTCGTCCGCCAGGCACTGGCCGCCATCGAGGAGACCACCCGCGAGGCGGTCGCCGAGCTGGACACGGTGCTGGGGCTGCTGCGGGAGGAGGACGGCTCGCAGTACGCCCCGGCCCCGGCGCTGGACGGTCTGGACGGCCTGCTGGACCGTACGCGGGCGGCGGGCGTACGGGTCGAGGCGACCGTCGACAAGGGCTGCGGGCGGCTGGCGCCGGTGGTCTCCCGGGAGGCGTACCGCATCGTCCAGGAAGGGCTCAGCAACGCGCTGCGCCACGCCGGGCCGGTACCGGTGCGGCTGCGGATCACGGTCCGTGAAGAGGAACTGCACATCACCATGGAGAATCCGTTGGCAAGCACGGGGGGCCGGGGCCCGATGGAGAAACTGACCGCTCTGAGCACGCGAGACATATCGAACGCACCGGACGCGCCGGACATGCCGGACGCGTCAACCGCGTCCGGCGGGCCCCCGACCCGCCCGGGCGGCGGTCACGGCCTGCACGGCATCGCCGAGCGCGCCCACCTGCTGGGCGGCCATGCGCAGGCCGGCGTCCAGGACGGTGTGTGGGTCCTGACGGCTCGCCTGCCGCTGGGAGCGACCCGATGA
- a CDS encoding IclR family transcriptional regulator has product MPVTDESPGSAAGRRPVDGGSPVKSAVRTVELLEYFAARPGTHGLTAIQEAVGYPKSSLYMLLRTLVDLGWIETDATGTRYGIGVRALLVGTSYIDGDEVVAAARPTLDRLADDTTETVHLARLDGADVVCLAARTARHHLRPGARVGRRLPAHSTSLGKALLATYTDEQIRTMLPPSLTPVTDHTITDREQLIEELRAVRERGFAEDREENTVGLRCFGTAIPYRTPARDALSCSVPTARLTPAHEQTVKDALLDARADLTRAARRLRPNP; this is encoded by the coding sequence ATGCCGGTTACGGACGAGAGCCCCGGGAGCGCCGCCGGCCGGCGTCCCGTGGACGGCGGTTCGCCGGTCAAGTCCGCCGTCCGTACGGTGGAGTTGCTCGAATACTTCGCGGCCCGGCCCGGCACCCACGGCCTCACCGCGATCCAGGAAGCCGTCGGCTATCCGAAGTCCAGCCTCTACATGCTGCTGCGCACCCTCGTGGACCTCGGCTGGATCGAGACGGACGCCACCGGTACCCGCTACGGCATCGGCGTACGCGCCCTGCTGGTCGGCACGTCCTACATCGACGGTGACGAGGTCGTGGCCGCCGCCCGCCCGACGCTGGACCGCCTGGCGGACGACACCACCGAGACCGTCCACCTGGCACGTCTGGACGGCGCCGACGTCGTCTGCCTGGCGGCCCGCACCGCGCGACACCACTTGCGCCCCGGCGCGCGCGTGGGGCGCCGGCTGCCCGCCCACTCCACCTCCCTCGGCAAGGCCCTGCTGGCCACGTACACCGACGAACAGATCCGTACGATGCTGCCGCCGTCCCTGACCCCCGTCACCGATCACACGATCACCGACCGCGAACAGCTCATAGAGGAACTCCGCGCGGTACGCGAACGGGGCTTTGCGGAGGACCGCGAGGAGAACACGGTGGGGCTGCGCTGCTTCGGGACGGCGATCCCGTACCGCACCCCGGCGCGCGACGCGCTGAGCTGCTCGGTACCGACGGCCCGGCTGACCCCGGCCCACGAACAGACCGTCAAGGACGCACTCCTCGACGCCCGGGCCGACCTCACGCGGGCCGCCCGGCGGCTACGACCCAACCCCTGA